The DNA window GGCCTGGCTGAGGACGAAGGGCGCATGCACCATGATCTGAAAGCTGCGGAGCCATCTGCTGTATGGGAATTTGTGGACGTGCTGGAGGACCGCAAGGGCCGCATTGTTTACGAGGACATCGACGGGGCCGTAAATGCGGCGGGCCTCGTCCACCACGCGGCGGCACTCGGCAGGGTCCGTGAGGTCGGCGGGCAGCGCGGTGGCCTCGCCGCCCGCCTGGCGGATGGCTGAGACAGTGCTCTCCAGCGAACCCGGAAACGGGTGGCTGCCCTCGGTCAGGGTCCGGGCCACGCAGAGGATGCGGCCGCCCTCGGCGGCGACGCATTTGGCGATGGCTTCACCGATGCCCCTGCTGGCGCCGGTGACGATGACGCTCTTTCCGTCCAACTTGCCCACGATGTGCCTCCACGCAGAAGCGCCGCCCGTCGCGTGTCGAGCGGCGCGGGCTAGATCTGGCTGTAGCCGCTGCCGGGGCGGTCTACGCCCATACCTACGCCCTTTTCTATGACGCCGTGCTCCAGGAGGATCTTCTGGCTGTAGGTGACCATGCCGTTCATCTTCCCGGCGGGCTTCGTGGCGAGGAGGAGGACGGATTGGGCCATCAACTCCGGCGGCTCGCCGTTCTCGTCGCCGATGTAGCGGACGCCCTTGTGGAAGACCGCGCCGGCGGTGGGGACGATGATGGAGGGGGAGAGGGCCGATACGGCGATGTTGTCGTCGCGGACTTCGAGGGCGAGGCCCTGGGTGAAGCGTTCGAGGGCGGCCTTGGCGGCGCCGTAGCCGGTGACGGCGGGCGCGTCGGGGGAAGGCGGCGCGTAGGGTGCGCTGCCCGGGCCCCTGGCGGCGCTGGAGGAAATGTTGACGATGGCGCCGCGCTTGCGGGGAACCATGTCCTCCAGCACGCACTGGCTCAGGACGAAGGATGCGTGGACGATGATCTGGAAGCTGCGGAGCCAACTGTCATAGGGGAACTCCGCAACGGGAAGGAAGACGGCGAGGGCGGCGTTGTTGACGAGGACGTCGACGGGGCCGTAGATGCGGCGGGCCTCATCGACGACGCGGCGGCACTCGTCGGGGTCGGCGAGGTCGGCGGCCAACGCAGTGGCCTCGCCGCCGGCCTCGCGGATGGCGGCGACGGTGCCCTCGAGGGAGCCGGGAAATGGGGTTTCCGCCTCGCCGGGTCGGCCCTGGTCACGCATGTAGGTGGTCATGTCGTGACTGCCCTCGCTGAGGGTGCGGGCCACGCAGAGGATGCGGCCGCCCTCGGCGGCGAGGGTCTTGGCGATGGCCTCACCGATGCCTCGGCTGGCGCCGGTGACGATGACGCACTGTCCGTCCAACTTGCCCACGATGTTCCTCCACACGAAATTGCCGCGCCTTTGAGACGGCGCGGCCATGGGTTGCGGTTTGGCTCACCGGGAAGCTACATGACGGGGTGCGGCGCGTCAAGGGACGGGGGAGCTAGGGGAAGTCTCGCATGGCGCGATAGACGCCTTCACTGGTGATGGGCCCTGCGTCCGGGTCCACGTCGAAGACTCCGGGGCGCCTGGACTGCCGCCCGCTCCGAAAGCCACTCCCGGCCAACTCCGAGAGGGCTCTGCCGAGGCTGATTCCCTGCTGCTCAGCCAACGCTCGGGCCACCGCGAGCACATCGTCATCTATGGTTACGGTTGAGCATCATAGAATCAACGCACCATCCAGTCCAGTAGAGCTGCAACCCGCGTTTGCGTTACTGGGGCCGGCACTGAATAATCCCGTCATGGCAGACGAGCATAATCAGGACCTCGAGGCGACGACGCCGGATGGTGACGCACCGCGGGGGCGGCGGTCGGCGTTGGCGGACTGGCTGGCCGCCAACGAGGCAGCCACGCGCGTCGCCATCCTGGTGGCCGCCGGGGCGACGATGGCGATCGGCACGTTCCTGTGGGCGACGGGGCGGCTCGACGTGCAGAACGCCGGGTACGCGGGCGCGCTGGTGATCAACCTGATCGGCTCGGCGACGGTGCTGATTCCGGTGCCGGGGCTGGCGGTGGTCTGCGGTGCGTCCGCCGAGCAGGCGGCGCTGAACCCGTTCCTGCTCGGGATGGCGGGCGGCGTTGGGTCGTCGGTGGGCGAGCTGAGCGGGTACCTTGCGGGGTACACGGGAAGGTCGCTGCTGGAACGCTCGCGGCACTACGCGCGGATCCACGGATGGGTGCGGCGGTACGGCGGGCTGCCGCTGTTCGTGCTGTCGGTGGTGCCGAACCCGGTGTTCGACGTGGCGGGGATAGCCGCGGGGTCCCTGGGGTACTCTGTCAGGCGGTTCCTTTTCTACGTGCTGGCGGGGAAGCTGGTGAAGTACGTGGCCGTGGTGTATGCGTGCCGGTCGGGGATCGACTGGCTCGTCGGGCTGGGGTGACGCCCGGGCCGGAGACGAATCATGCAGGTCTCGCTGGACTCATTCAGGTCTCAATAGAGTTGCATGTGTTGACCATATGGGGGCGTCTTGCCAGCCCGCCTGAGGCCCAAGCGATGGAAGATGAAGAGGCAAGGTTGCGTGTGGCTCCCCGGGTAGGACTCGAACCTACGACCAATCGGTTAACAGCCGATCGCTCTACCACTGAGCTACCGGGGAATTGCAACGGACCGCGAGGGGCGGCCCAATCGTCATTCTAGCACCCCTACGTCTCCGCCTTCAACCGCGCACGGCCTCCGGTGAGGGTGGTGAAGACGCCCACGAGCACCAGCGCTCCGCCGGCCACGCTCGCGACGGGGGGCGCCTCGTCGAGGACGGCCCACGCCAGCAGGCTCGCGCCGACGGGCTCGGCCATGACGGCCGTGGCGACGAGGGTCGCGGGGAGGTAGCCGAGCGACCAGTTGAGCGACGAGTGGCCGACGAGCTGCGGCAGCAGCGCCAGCAGCATGAGCCAGCCGTAGACCTCGACGTCGAAGCCTGTGAGCCGCGAGCCCGTCGCGAGGGCGGCCGCGACGAGGATGACGGCCGCCGCGCCGTAGACGGGCGCGATGTAGCCCAGGATGCTGAGGCGCTCGCGGAGGCTGCGGCCCGCGATGTAGTAGCCGGCAACGGCGACGGCGCCAAGGAAGGCGAGGAAGTCGCCGAAGAGCCGCCGGTCGCCGAGATCCCAGTCGCCCACCGCGATGACGACGACGCCGGCGACCGCGACGGCGATGCCCGCGAGCACGCGCGGCGAGCTCCGCTCTCGGAGGAAGAGGGAGGCGCCAATGGCTACCATGACGGGGTTCGACGTGACGATGACAACGGAGCTCGCGACGGAGGTGTGCTCCAGCGAGGCGATCCAGAAGGCGAAGTGGGCGGCGAGGCAGACCGCCGCCGCGAGGACGAGGCCCCACTGCCGTCGCGTCAGCGACCACAGCGCGCCCC is part of the Chloroflexota bacterium genome and encodes:
- a CDS encoding SDR family NAD(P)-dependent oxidoreductase — translated: MGKLDGQCVIVTGASRGIGEAIAKTLAAEGGRILCVARTLSEGSHDMTTYMRDQGRPGEAETPFPGSLEGTVAAIREAGGEATALAADLADPDECRRVVDEARRIYGPVDVLVNNAALAVFLPVAEFPYDSWLRSFQIIVHASFVLSQCVLEDMVPRKRGAIVNISSSAARGPGSAPYAPPSPDAPAVTGYGAAKAALERFTQGLALEVRDDNIAVSALSPSIIVPTAGAVFHKGVRYIGDENGEPPELMAQSVLLLATKPAGKMNGMVTYSQKILLEHGVIEKGVGMGVDRPGSGYSQI
- a CDS encoding DMT family transporter, whose product is MRRRIRLGGQPPPFVVYGGLALGVSAVSSAAVIIRLADAPSLTIAAYRLALAAIVVVPLGLAFEWGALWSLTRRQWGLVLAAAVCLAAHFAFWIASLEHTSVASSVVIVTSNPVMVAIGASLFLRERSSPRVLAGIAVAVAGVVVIAVGDWDLGDRRLFGDFLAFLGAVAVAGYYIAGRSLRERLSILGYIAPVYGAAAVILVAAALATGSRLTGFDVEVYGWLMLLALLPQLVGHSSLNWSLGYLPATLVATAVMAEPVGASLLAWAVLDEAPPVASVAGGALVLVGVFTTLTGGRARLKAET
- a CDS encoding VTT domain-containing protein: MADEHNQDLEATTPDGDAPRGRRSALADWLAANEAATRVAILVAAGATMAIGTFLWATGRLDVQNAGYAGALVINLIGSATVLIPVPGLAVVCGASAEQAALNPFLLGMAGGVGSSVGELSGYLAGYTGRSLLERSRHYARIHGWVRRYGGLPLFVLSVVPNPVFDVAGIAAGSLGYSVRRFLFYVLAGKLVKYVAVVYACRSGIDWLVGLG